The window ACTAAAAATGGCGTCACTTGAATTGAGTTGATATACCGGCATTGGGTATAACTGATCCAATCGCCTTCTTCAAAACTGATATTTGTTCCCCGAATTCGTTGAGCTTCAGCCCTAAAAGGCAATAAGAAAAATAATAAGAAGAAAATAATAGTTTTATCTTTAAATTTCATTTTCATAACACTTGAACTATGCTTGATTTGCTAAATAATTATAAGCCAGGTAAGCCATAAATCCAGCCCCAATGGGTAAAGCATCTTCATCAATGTCGTAAGTTGACTGATGGAATACGGAAGTTATACCCTTTTCCTGATTTCCCGTTCCCAACCTAAAAAAGCATCCCGGCACTTCTTGTAGATAAAATGAGAAATCTTCCGCACCCATACTTGGTTTCTCAATATAGTGGCAATTGTTTTCGCCAATATATTGATGGGCCGATTGAAGCAAAAATTGGGTGACTTCTTCATCATTAATAACTGCCGGAGAACCATAACTCATCTTAAAATCATTTTCGGCATCATAGGCGGATGTGATTCCACCTACGATTCTACGCATCATTGCTTCTATATCTTGACTTAACCCAGGCTTAAATGTGCGAACCGTTCCCATCAACTCTACTTCTGTTGGAATCACGTTGGTTGTTTTGCCGCCGCACACTTTTCCAACCGTAACAACTACCTGGTCCTGCGGATCCACCATTCGACTTGAAATATTTTGTAAAGATAAAATCACATGAGCTGCGATTACAATTGGATCAATAGTCAAATGTGGTGTCGCTCCATGGCCACCCTTCCCTTTAATAGTAATGATAAATTCATTCGCTTCTGCCATCGTCGCACCATCTCGATAGCCTATTTCACCGACACCATACCTGGGATCCGAATGGACTCCAAAAATCACATCAACGTCCGGGTCTTTCAAAACACCGTTTCCCACCATGATGGAAGCACCACCCGGGTTTTTTTCTTCACCCGGTTGTAATATAATTTTGACACACCCTTTTAGTTGATCTTTAAGTTCAGACAATATCAATCCAGCGCCCAGAGCAACTGTGGCGTGGGAATCATGGCCGCATGCATGCATCACGCCCTTATTTTTTGATGCAAAAGATAATCCTGTTTGTTCCTTAATCGGCAACGCATCTATATCGCCGCGTAGTGCCACAACAGACCCTGGTTTGTTCCCTTGAATAATTCCAACTAAACCGGTTTCTGCATAATCTGTCCTGACCTCCATAGCAACCGGTTCCAACCATTTCTTTAGATAATTACTGGTTTCAAATTCCTTGTACGACAACTCCGGATTTTGATGGAGGTGACGTCTTATTTCCACCAGTTTTGGGGCGATTGCTCTACTTTTTTCTTTTATAAGGTTTAAAACGGATATTTGAGTGTTTTCAGCCATTTGATATTCTTTT is drawn from candidate division KSB1 bacterium and contains these coding sequences:
- a CDS encoding amidohydrolase, coding for MAENTQISVLNLIKEKSRAIAPKLVEIRRHLHQNPELSYKEFETSNYLKKWLEPVAMEVRTDYAETGLVGIIQGNKPGSVVALRGDIDALPIKEQTGLSFASKNKGVMHACGHDSHATVALGAGLILSELKDQLKGCVKIILQPGEEKNPGGASIMVGNGVLKDPDVDVIFGVHSDPRYGVGEIGYRDGATMAEANEFIITIKGKGGHGATPHLTIDPIVIAAHVILSLQNISSRMVDPQDQVVVTVGKVCGGKTTNVIPTEVELMGTVRTFKPGLSQDIEAMMRRIVGGITSAYDAENDFKMSYGSPAVINDEEVTQFLLQSAHQYIGENNCHYIEKPSMGAEDFSFYLQEVPGCFFRLGTGNQEKGITSVFHQSTYDIDEDALPIGAGFMAYLAYNYLANQA